A DNA window from Bdellovibrio sp. BCCA contains the following coding sequences:
- a CDS encoding glutathione peroxidase, translating to MRFLFIFALIFGLHTAGFAKDATENFFDLSAATLTGKKINFSTYRGKVVLVVNTASQCGFTPQLKELEELYKKYADRGFVVLAFPSNDFKQEKADGAAIQKFAEKEYGITFPFFEKAPVKGPDKQPVYEFLTRKKPGLLFADVSWNFEKFLVNRKGDVIERWSSITKPSSDSIVREIEKALAEPL from the coding sequence ATGCGTTTTCTCTTCATTTTTGCCCTGATTTTTGGCTTGCACACAGCAGGCTTCGCTAAAGACGCGACAGAGAACTTCTTTGATCTTTCTGCGGCAACCTTGACGGGAAAAAAGATTAATTTTTCCACCTACAGAGGCAAAGTCGTCCTTGTGGTTAACACAGCCTCCCAATGCGGCTTCACTCCGCAATTGAAAGAACTTGAAGAATTGTACAAAAAATACGCAGACCGTGGTTTCGTCGTTCTTGCCTTTCCTTCCAATGACTTCAAACAAGAAAAAGCAGACGGTGCCGCCATTCAGAAATTCGCTGAAAAAGAATACGGCATCACCTTTCCATTTTTTGAAAAAGCTCCTGTGAAAGGTCCTGACAAACAGCCGGTTTACGAATTTTTGACTCGTAAGAAACCAGGCCTTCTTTTCGCCGATGTCAGTTGGAATTTTGAAAAATTTCTGGTGAATCGCAAGGGCGACGTTATCGAAAGATGGAGCTCGATCACGAAACCTTCTTCCGATTCGATTGTTAGAGAAATTGAAAAAGCTTTAGCCGAACCCCTCTAA
- the purB gene encoding adenylosuccinate lyase, whose amino-acid sequence MIERYTRPEMGLLWHADHRFGKMMEVEIAVAQVQAQMGIIPKNAAKVIAQKARFNVKRISEIEKETKHDVIAFVSNMAENVGPQGKFIHYGLTSSDVLDTAFSLQVREAGAVLMKSIEGLEKSLKSLVNKHADTLCAGRTHGMFAEPTTFGFKMAGFLAETERNKKRVKAALDNMMICKLSGAVGTYSSQSPKVEAAVAKKLKLKAETIATQVIPRDRHAEMLNALAILGTGLERLAIELRHLQRSDVAEVTEGFTKGQKGSSAMPHKKNPISAENITGLSRLLRGYAIAGLENVALWHERDISHSSVERVVFPDAFIVADYALNRMSILLDGLDVNKKRMLDNIESSQGQIFSSHVLLGLVQKGMRREDAYVLVQRLCHSLGYGEHLRDKLMVDDEVRGLLKPKEIDEIFTGKKHKKSIKEIIKRV is encoded by the coding sequence GTGATCGAAAGATACACCCGACCTGAAATGGGCCTTTTGTGGCACGCAGATCATAGATTCGGAAAAATGATGGAAGTCGAAATCGCCGTGGCTCAAGTGCAAGCGCAAATGGGCATCATCCCTAAGAATGCAGCCAAGGTGATTGCGCAAAAAGCTCGCTTCAACGTCAAACGTATTTCGGAAATTGAGAAAGAAACGAAGCACGATGTGATCGCCTTTGTTTCGAACATGGCTGAAAACGTTGGTCCTCAAGGAAAATTCATTCACTACGGTCTGACGTCGTCAGATGTTTTGGATACAGCCTTTAGCTTGCAAGTGCGCGAAGCGGGCGCTGTGTTGATGAAATCTATCGAAGGTCTTGAGAAATCTTTAAAGTCTTTAGTGAATAAACATGCGGATACTTTGTGTGCTGGTCGCACACACGGCATGTTTGCAGAGCCGACAACATTTGGTTTTAAAATGGCGGGTTTCCTAGCGGAGACGGAACGCAATAAAAAACGCGTGAAGGCCGCGCTGGATAACATGATGATTTGCAAGCTTAGCGGGGCGGTGGGAACTTACTCCAGCCAATCTCCAAAAGTGGAAGCGGCTGTTGCAAAGAAGCTTAAATTGAAAGCGGAAACAATCGCGACACAAGTGATTCCGCGCGATCGCCATGCTGAGATGTTAAATGCCTTGGCGATTTTAGGGACGGGACTAGAGCGTTTGGCAATCGAACTTCGCCACTTGCAAAGAAGTGATGTGGCGGAAGTGACAGAAGGATTTACGAAGGGTCAAAAGGGTTCTTCGGCAATGCCTCATAAGAAAAATCCGATCAGTGCTGAGAACATCACCGGACTTTCCCGCTTGCTTCGCGGTTACGCGATTGCGGGACTTGAAAACGTGGCTTTGTGGCACGAGCGTGACATCAGTCATTCTTCCGTAGAGCGCGTGGTGTTTCCGGATGCGTTTATCGTGGCAGACTATGCTCTAAACCGCATGAGCATTTTGTTAGATGGTCTGGATGTGAATAAAAAACGCATGCTCGACAATATCGAAAGTTCTCAAGGACAGATTTTCAGTTCGCATGTTTTGCTGGGACTTGTACAAAAAGGCATGCGTCGTGAAGATGCTTACGTTTTGGTGCAACGCCTTTGTCACTCGCTTGGTTACGGTGAGCATTTAAGAGACAAGCTCATGGTGGATGACGAAGTTCGCGGACTTTTAAAACCCAAAGAGATCGATGAGATCTTCACAGGGAAAAAACATAAGAAATCGATCAAAGAAATTATCAAAAGAGTTTAA
- a CDS encoding S66 peptidase family protein, with the protein MANWKFFNEGDIVDVVAPGYPSKPHEVEGAHDFLLKWKLHPRIPKGLIKPHFLHAHEDEARFAFLKAAIESKDSRVIWCLRGGYGSNRLIPMLAKLKKPKEPKLLIGISDITSLHSFFIQEWGWSTLHAPLLDRLGRNLVAPKFEKELHDILFGQETDVVFKNLKPLNEAARKVKSLKSKIVGGNLTVLQSSMGTPWQLQTKKSLLFVEDIGERGYRIDRMFEQFRQAGLFKQCDGIILGDFIGGEEPATQKNNFKLVFKRWAQDLEIPLFQGLQAGHAVIQRPVPFNTPCVLDVTKGKGHLVIQTGGRK; encoded by the coding sequence GTGGCGAATTGGAAGTTTTTTAACGAAGGTGACATTGTTGATGTGGTAGCTCCAGGTTACCCGTCAAAGCCTCATGAAGTTGAGGGCGCTCACGATTTTCTTTTGAAATGGAAATTGCATCCGCGCATTCCTAAAGGTCTTATCAAGCCGCATTTTTTGCACGCTCACGAAGATGAGGCGCGCTTTGCGTTTTTAAAGGCGGCGATCGAATCTAAAGACTCGCGCGTGATCTGGTGTTTGCGTGGTGGTTACGGCAGCAATCGTTTGATCCCGATGCTGGCAAAACTTAAAAAACCAAAAGAGCCAAAACTTCTTATCGGCATCAGTGATATCACTTCCTTGCATAGCTTTTTTATTCAGGAGTGGGGTTGGTCGACTTTGCACGCTCCGCTTTTGGATCGTTTGGGAAGAAACCTGGTGGCACCAAAGTTTGAAAAAGAATTGCATGACATTCTTTTTGGTCAAGAGACTGATGTGGTGTTTAAGAATTTAAAACCGCTCAACGAAGCCGCTCGCAAGGTAAAGAGCCTCAAATCAAAAATTGTCGGCGGAAATCTCACGGTTCTTCAATCTTCTATGGGAACACCTTGGCAATTGCAGACGAAAAAGTCTTTGCTCTTTGTGGAAGACATTGGTGAGCGCGGTTATCGTATTGACCGTATGTTTGAACAGTTCCGCCAGGCGGGATTGTTTAAACAATGTGATGGCATCATTCTAGGTGATTTTATCGGCGGCGAAGAGCCCGCCACTCAAAAAAATAATTTTAAATTAGTATTTAAGCGTTGGGCCCAGGATCTTGAGATTCCTTTGTTTCAGGGACTGCAAGCAGGCCACGCTGTGATTCAACGACCTGTTCCTTTTAATACACCGTGTGTTTTGGATGTAACAAAAGGAAAGGGCCATTTGGTGATTCAAACCGGAGGGCGTAAATGA
- a CDS encoding serine hydrolase domain-containing protein: MKFSVLEKNLIKQLEERIRDTTPGVMVRAYQGGRIICDVAVGNTYAYYDLASLTKVIFTTQAMMYAYEQGKWNFETKVSDFLSWFPHKETKITELLTHSSGLAWWLPLYQEINTQLSTEKRREQLQDILKGLKIEKQETAVYSDVGFLVLGFILEKFFDKPLLDVWEEVKNKFYLGTTLEFHPENQFTTRAALFAPTEECPVRKKLIQGEVHDLNCWSLGGVSTHAGLFGSIDDTGWFSLHLRSQLMGIARYSIRQKTAQLFAKRALPEGKGDWAMGYMMPTPGSASCGTYFSLDSIGHTGFTGTSIWYDPKMDMSVIILSNRVLYGADNKAFGKLRPEIHNWIVENYRRSGV, encoded by the coding sequence ATGAAATTTTCAGTCTTAGAAAAAAACCTTATTAAACAGCTTGAAGAGCGTATTCGCGACACCACTCCGGGCGTGATGGTGCGGGCTTATCAAGGCGGTCGTATTATCTGTGACGTCGCTGTGGGAAATACGTATGCGTATTATGATCTTGCGAGTCTCACGAAAGTTATTTTTACGACCCAAGCGATGATGTATGCTTATGAACAGGGGAAGTGGAATTTTGAAACGAAGGTTTCTGATTTTCTTTCTTGGTTTCCGCATAAGGAAACAAAAATAACAGAACTTCTTACACACAGCTCAGGCCTCGCGTGGTGGCTTCCTTTGTACCAGGAAATCAATACGCAGCTTTCGACGGAAAAGCGTCGTGAGCAGCTTCAAGATATTCTTAAAGGCCTTAAAATTGAAAAACAAGAAACGGCCGTGTATTCCGATGTTGGCTTTTTGGTCCTTGGGTTTATTTTAGAAAAATTCTTCGACAAACCTCTTTTGGATGTTTGGGAGGAAGTAAAAAATAAATTTTATTTGGGAACGACATTGGAGTTCCATCCCGAAAATCAATTCACAACCAGAGCGGCTTTGTTTGCACCAACTGAAGAGTGCCCTGTGCGTAAAAAACTCATCCAAGGCGAAGTTCATGATCTGAACTGCTGGTCTTTGGGTGGGGTTTCGACCCACGCAGGTCTTTTCGGAAGTATCGATGATACAGGTTGGTTCTCGTTGCATTTGCGTTCGCAGCTCATGGGGATTGCCCGTTATTCTATTCGTCAAAAGACCGCGCAACTTTTTGCTAAGCGGGCTCTTCCGGAAGGAAAAGGCGATTGGGCGATGGGATATATGATGCCGACACCGGGCTCAGCAAGCTGCGGAACTTATTTCTCGTTGGATTCTATTGGGCACACGGGCTTTACAGGAACGTCCATTTGGTATGATCCCAAGATGGATATGAGTGTAATCATTCTTTCCAATCGAGTTCTTTACGGGGCCGATAACAAAGCCTTTGGAAAATTGCGTCCTGAGATACATAATTGGATTGTCGAAAATTACAGACGTAGCGGAGTGTAG
- the mpl gene encoding UDP-N-acetylmuramate:L-alanyl-gamma-D-glutamyl-meso-diaminopimelate ligase, with protein sequence MNLKPGSHIHLMGICGTAMASLAGLLKDRGFKITGSDLNPYPPMSTQLESLGINIMKGYKAENLHPKPDFVIVGNVISANNEEAQELKKLEIPYASLPKAMGEFIIADRESVVISGTHGKTTTTSMMSWVAENAGVKPGFLIGGIPKNFSQSFKNPEGNYFIIEGDEYDTAFFDKVPKFIHYKPKHVILTSVEFDHADIYKDLQAVKDAFARLMTLIPENGTLLACAEDANVMELRKLAKCKNSFTYGFNSNADFRAKVLFQNEKGLGFEVHHKGEILGPYAMQITGDYNVLNATAVVAMSKILGFSENRIQIALESFEGVKRRQEILGEPNGVLVIEDFAHHPTAVRETVKGIQKKYPNRKVFSVFEPRSATSRRKVFQQDYVDAFKGSHEVLLAKAFDQSKIDEENRFSSHELIEDLKKSGVTAADFDTADDIVAALKSRAKTGDVILIMSNGGFDGIYGKLLKALA encoded by the coding sequence ATGAATTTAAAACCAGGCAGTCATATTCATTTGATGGGTATTTGTGGCACAGCCATGGCTTCTTTGGCCGGTCTTCTTAAGGACCGTGGCTTTAAAATTACGGGCAGTGACTTAAATCCTTATCCTCCAATGTCGACTCAGCTTGAAAGCTTGGGCATCAACATCATGAAAGGTTATAAGGCTGAAAATCTTCATCCAAAACCAGACTTCGTGATTGTTGGAAACGTGATTTCTGCAAACAATGAAGAAGCCCAGGAGCTTAAGAAACTGGAAATTCCATACGCATCACTTCCTAAAGCGATGGGTGAATTTATCATTGCAGATCGCGAAAGCGTTGTGATCTCTGGAACTCACGGGAAAACGACAACGACATCCATGATGTCGTGGGTTGCGGAAAACGCGGGTGTGAAGCCGGGCTTTTTGATTGGTGGGATTCCAAAGAACTTCTCTCAGTCCTTTAAAAATCCTGAAGGCAATTACTTTATTATCGAAGGGGACGAGTACGACACCGCTTTCTTTGATAAAGTGCCTAAGTTTATTCACTACAAACCAAAGCATGTGATTTTGACCTCTGTTGAGTTTGATCACGCCGATATTTACAAAGACTTGCAAGCGGTGAAAGACGCTTTTGCGCGTTTGATGACTTTGATTCCAGAAAATGGAACGTTGTTGGCGTGCGCAGAAGACGCCAACGTGATGGAGCTTCGTAAGCTGGCTAAGTGCAAAAACTCTTTCACTTATGGATTTAACAGCAACGCGGACTTCCGCGCTAAAGTGCTTTTCCAAAATGAAAAAGGTTTGGGATTTGAAGTTCACCACAAGGGTGAAATCCTAGGACCTTATGCCATGCAAATCACCGGCGATTACAATGTTCTTAATGCCACGGCTGTTGTTGCGATGTCGAAGATCTTGGGATTCTCTGAAAATAGAATTCAAATCGCGTTGGAGTCTTTTGAAGGTGTTAAACGCCGTCAGGAGATCTTGGGAGAACCAAACGGTGTCCTTGTGATTGAAGACTTTGCCCACCATCCAACAGCGGTGCGTGAGACGGTGAAGGGGATTCAGAAAAAATATCCAAACCGCAAGGTGTTCTCGGTGTTTGAACCTCGAAGTGCGACGTCTCGTCGTAAAGTTTTCCAGCAAGACTATGTGGATGCCTTTAAAGGATCGCATGAAGTGCTATTAGCGAAGGCTTTTGATCAATCTAAAATTGATGAAGAAAACCGTTTTTCTTCTCATGAGCTTATTGAGGATCTTAAAAAGTCCGGAGTCACGGCGGCGGATTTCGATACGGCTGATGATATCGTGGCAGCTTTGAAATCGCGCGCAAAAACCGGTGATGTGATTTTGATCATGAGCAACGGCGGCTTTGACGGCATCTATGGAAAATTGCTAAAGGCCCTCGCATAG
- the mutS gene encoding DNA mismatch repair protein MutS, with the protein MKQFWDIKSVHQDKILLFRMGDFFEMFFDDAVKAAPVIGIALTQRNKKSQDETPMCGVPHHSIAGPINKLLAAGFKVAICDQLEDPKMAKGIVKRGVTRVLTPGMVYDSDTLDGTKPHYLVGLDKESISFLDATTGEAFFFKSQKTSELLRFLQILPVAEIVIASEDESLLVGVEGILISRHDELPDMLHDLLKNEAPMSAARLVSYVKSLSGEESLATLSPFVERDLEHRLEISGTVLRHLEIFSTYKGEGLGSLFHAINRTQTSAGSRLLRQWLSFPLRDPKAIESRLSSVEFWRSHVVELKRVRQILGQMGDIERRLGKISQPQCNGRDLLALAGSVHAGISALEVLVHASGGTANFDSLRELAYKIEHTIVEEPPLATKQGYLIRQGVSAELDDLIELSTHSQALVARMEAEEKEKTGISSLKIRYNNVFGYYIEITNTHKDKAPAHYQRKQTLTNAERYCTDELVELERKVLSANTKRADLEFEFFEALRKQILAQCPSLLNLAHECSEVDVVSALAWLSLEEKYVRPQFTQDGSLKLRASRHPVVEQTVKKNFVANDIELRPHSCLLLTGPNMAGKSTLMRQVALIAIMAQMGSFVPCDEASLPIFDAIFTRIGASDQLSEGLSTFMVEMTETSAMLRNATKESLVILDEVGRGTSTFDGMCLAQSILEHLLSDVKALTFFATHYHELTSLDQSFGQITNAHMTVAERNGEIRFLHTLVKGPALKSYGVQVAELAGLPPSVTKRAKSLLREVESKRVQATSQLSLLDSFALDDAAPVEIETPKVPEEIKSLMAEVEKYPLMQMSPLEAMNQIAKWKEIVARAGTEV; encoded by the coding sequence ATGAAGCAGTTCTGGGACATTAAGTCCGTTCACCAAGATAAAATTCTCCTTTTCCGCATGGGGGATTTCTTCGAAATGTTCTTTGATGATGCTGTGAAAGCAGCGCCGGTGATCGGTATTGCTCTGACTCAAAGAAATAAAAAATCCCAGGACGAAACGCCGATGTGCGGAGTGCCTCATCACTCGATCGCGGGACCTATCAATAAACTTTTAGCAGCTGGCTTTAAAGTTGCGATCTGTGATCAGTTGGAAGATCCCAAAATGGCCAAGGGAATTGTGAAGCGTGGAGTGACGCGCGTTCTGACTCCGGGAATGGTTTATGATTCCGACACTTTGGATGGGACAAAGCCTCACTACCTAGTGGGTCTTGATAAAGAGTCGATCAGCTTCTTGGATGCAACAACGGGCGAGGCTTTCTTTTTTAAATCACAAAAGACATCTGAACTTTTGCGTTTCTTGCAAATCCTTCCTGTCGCAGAGATCGTGATCGCAAGTGAAGATGAGTCTTTGCTTGTAGGTGTCGAAGGCATTTTGATCAGCCGTCATGATGAACTTCCGGATATGCTTCATGACCTTTTGAAAAATGAAGCGCCAATGTCAGCGGCCCGTCTGGTTTCATACGTAAAAAGTCTTTCTGGAGAAGAGTCGCTAGCGACTTTGTCTCCGTTTGTTGAAAGAGATCTAGAACATCGTCTTGAAATTTCAGGAACAGTGCTTCGTCATTTAGAAATTTTCTCAACGTATAAAGGCGAAGGTCTTGGAAGCTTATTCCACGCGATCAATCGCACGCAGACTTCTGCGGGAAGCCGTCTCCTTCGTCAGTGGTTGAGTTTCCCCTTGCGTGATCCGAAGGCCATCGAAAGCCGTCTTAGCTCTGTGGAGTTCTGGCGCAGTCACGTTGTCGAATTAAAACGCGTTCGTCAAATCTTGGGACAAATGGGCGATATTGAACGTCGTCTGGGAAAAATCTCTCAACCTCAGTGCAACGGTCGTGATCTTCTGGCGTTGGCGGGAAGTGTTCATGCGGGTATCAGTGCTTTGGAAGTTTTAGTTCACGCTTCAGGTGGAACGGCGAACTTTGATTCTCTCCGTGAATTGGCTTATAAAATTGAGCACACCATCGTTGAGGAACCACCTCTTGCAACAAAACAAGGTTACCTCATTCGTCAGGGTGTTTCCGCAGAGCTTGATGATTTGATTGAGCTTTCAACGCATTCTCAAGCGTTGGTTGCTCGTATGGAAGCGGAAGAAAAAGAAAAGACCGGAATTTCCAGTCTTAAAATCCGCTATAACAATGTTTTTGGTTATTACATCGAGATCACAAACACGCATAAAGATAAAGCGCCTGCGCACTATCAAAGAAAGCAGACGCTTACAAATGCGGAACGTTATTGCACAGATGAATTGGTCGAGCTTGAAAGAAAAGTTCTTAGCGCTAATACCAAACGTGCCGATCTTGAGTTTGAATTCTTTGAAGCTCTTCGTAAGCAGATTCTTGCGCAATGTCCTTCCTTGTTGAATCTTGCGCATGAGTGCAGCGAAGTGGATGTGGTTTCTGCTCTTGCTTGGTTAAGTCTTGAAGAAAAATACGTGCGCCCGCAATTCACTCAAGATGGTTCTTTGAAATTAAGAGCCAGCCGTCACCCGGTTGTTGAACAAACAGTGAAAAAGAATTTCGTGGCGAATGATATTGAACTTCGTCCGCATTCTTGTTTGCTTCTTACAGGACCGAATATGGCCGGTAAGTCGACTTTGATGAGACAAGTCGCTTTGATCGCGATCATGGCGCAAATGGGATCTTTTGTTCCTTGCGATGAAGCTTCTTTGCCAATCTTTGATGCGATCTTCACGCGTATCGGAGCAAGTGACCAGTTGTCTGAAGGTCTTTCAACATTCATGGTTGAGATGACTGAGACTTCGGCGATGCTTAGAAATGCCACAAAAGAATCTTTGGTGATTCTGGATGAAGTGGGACGCGGAACAAGCACATTTGATGGAATGTGTTTAGCGCAATCAATCCTTGAGCATCTTTTAAGTGATGTGAAAGCGTTAACGTTCTTTGCGACTCACTATCATGAGTTGACGTCCTTAGATCAAAGCTTTGGCCAAATCACGAATGCGCATATGACAGTGGCTGAAAGAAACGGCGAAATTCGTTTCTTGCATACATTGGTGAAAGGTCCTGCTTTGAAATCTTACGGGGTGCAAGTGGCAGAGCTGGCGGGACTTCCGCCTTCAGTCACGAAGCGTGCGAAAAGCCTTCTTCGTGAAGTGGAATCAAAACGCGTGCAGGCCACAAGTCAGTTATCACTTTTAGATTCTTTTGCACTTGATGATGCGGCTCCGGTTGAAATTGAAACTCCAAAAGTTCCTGAAGAAATCAAGAGCTTGATGGCGGAAGTTGAAAAGTATCCGCTCATGCAAATGAGTCCTCTTGAGGCGATGAATCAGATCGCGAAGTGGAAAGAGATTGTCGCTCGCGCCGGAACGGAAGTTTAA